From Silvimonas iriomotensis, a single genomic window includes:
- the gcvP gene encoding aminomethyl-transferring glycine dehydrogenase encodes MTLSELFHHGDFIDRHIGIDTTDAAAMLATLGLKSKAELVDQTVPAGIRFNQKLALPDALSETEALIRLKEIAGKNRVNKSYIGLGYFPTRLPNVILRNVLENPGWYTAYTPYQAEIAQGRLEALLNYQQVIIDLTGLELANASLLDEATAAAEAMAMARRVSKAASNRFFVDERVLPQTLDVLKTRATYFGFELVSGHPEAAGADDYFGALFQYPGENGQLIDLTPHIAAAKAKGAVAIVAADMMAMVALKSPAEMGADVAVGNTQRFGVPMGFGGPHAAYFAFKDEMKRSAPGRIIGVSVDAAGKPALRMALQTREQHIRREKANSNICTSQVLLANIAGMYAVYHGPVGVKRIAARIHRIAALFAAGVKQTGGKLVFESFYDTVQVDLGSKADAVYEAALGAGINLRRVGNGVLGVAFHEKATERDLETLLGLFTGKVFDVAELDAAVKEDFIPAGLARQSAILTHPVFNTHHSEHEMLRYLKKLENKDLALNHSMISLGSCTMKLNATSEMIPITWPEFAELHPFAPVDQTRGYLEMIDGLAEQLKAITGFDAISMQPNSGAQGEYAGLLAISRYHESRGDMQRKVCLIPRSAHGTNPATAQMMGMEVVVVDCDEQGNIDVADLKKKTEEHAADLAALMLTYPSTHGVFEEAVKEVCDLVHAHGGQVYMDGANLNAQVGLCRPADIGADVSHMNLHKTFCIPHGGGGPGMGPIGLKAHLAPFMASHVVMPVPGAQAGQSAVSAAPFGSASILPISWMYVTMMGADGLRQATEAALLNANYIATRLAGHYPVLYTGSHGRVAHECIIDLRPLKAASGVTEVDIAKRLMDYGFHAPTMSFPVAGTLMIEPTESESKAELDRFIDAMIAIRAEADKVQNGVWPKEDNPLRNAPHTQADVTGEWAHPYSRQEAVFPLAYVAENKFWPTVKRIDDVFGDRNLVCSCPSTDNYG; translated from the coding sequence ATGACGCTCTCTGAACTGTTTCACCACGGCGATTTTATCGATCGCCATATCGGCATTGATACCACCGATGCCGCCGCCATGCTGGCAACGCTCGGCCTGAAATCAAAGGCTGAACTGGTCGACCAGACCGTGCCTGCCGGTATCCGCTTCAACCAGAAGCTGGCGCTGCCCGATGCCCTCTCTGAAACCGAGGCGCTGATCCGCCTGAAAGAGATTGCCGGCAAGAACCGCGTCAACAAATCGTATATTGGCCTGGGTTACTTCCCCACACGGCTGCCCAATGTCATTTTGCGCAACGTGCTGGAGAACCCCGGCTGGTACACCGCGTATACGCCATATCAGGCCGAGATCGCGCAAGGGCGCCTTGAAGCGCTGCTGAACTACCAGCAAGTCATTATCGACCTCACCGGTCTGGAACTGGCTAACGCCTCTTTGCTGGATGAGGCCACTGCCGCTGCCGAAGCCATGGCCATGGCGCGCCGTGTGTCCAAAGCCGCGTCGAACCGCTTCTTTGTCGATGAACGCGTCCTGCCGCAAACGCTGGATGTGCTGAAAACCCGCGCGACGTATTTCGGTTTTGAGCTGGTCAGCGGCCACCCGGAAGCGGCCGGTGCCGATGACTACTTCGGCGCGCTGTTCCAGTATCCGGGCGAGAACGGTCAGCTGATCGACCTGACCCCGCATATCGCCGCAGCCAAGGCCAAGGGCGCGGTGGCGATTGTTGCCGCCGACATGATGGCGATGGTGGCGCTGAAATCGCCGGCCGAAATGGGCGCCGATGTCGCCGTCGGCAACACGCAACGCTTTGGCGTGCCGATGGGCTTTGGTGGCCCGCACGCCGCGTATTTTGCGTTCAAGGATGAGATGAAGCGCTCGGCACCGGGCCGCATCATCGGCGTGTCGGTGGATGCTGCCGGCAAGCCGGCGCTGCGCATGGCGCTGCAAACGCGCGAACAACATATCCGCCGCGAAAAGGCGAACTCCAACATTTGTACATCGCAGGTGCTGCTGGCCAATATCGCCGGCATGTACGCCGTGTACCACGGCCCGGTGGGCGTGAAGCGCATCGCGGCGCGCATTCACCGGATCGCCGCCCTGTTTGCGGCCGGGGTGAAGCAGACTGGTGGCAAGCTGGTGTTCGAGTCCTTCTACGATACCGTGCAGGTCGATCTGGGCAGCAAGGCCGATGCCGTGTACGAAGCCGCGCTGGGTGCCGGCATCAACCTGCGCCGCGTGGGCAATGGCGTGCTGGGCGTGGCCTTCCACGAAAAAGCCACCGAGCGTGACCTGGAAACGCTGCTGGGCCTGTTCACCGGCAAGGTGTTTGATGTGGCCGAACTGGATGCCGCGGTGAAGGAAGACTTCATTCCCGCCGGTCTGGCACGGCAGTCGGCCATCCTGACCCACCCGGTGTTCAACACCCACCATAGCGAGCACGAGATGCTGCGCTATCTGAAAAAACTGGAAAACAAAGACCTGGCGCTGAATCACTCGATGATTTCGCTGGGCTCTTGCACCATGAAGCTCAACGCCACCAGTGAGATGATCCCCATCACCTGGCCGGAGTTTGCCGAGCTGCACCCGTTTGCTCCGGTCGATCAAACCCGTGGTTATCTGGAAATGATTGACGGCCTTGCTGAACAACTCAAAGCCATCACCGGTTTTGATGCGATCAGCATGCAGCCGAATTCCGGCGCGCAGGGCGAATACGCCGGCCTTTTGGCGATCAGCCGCTATCACGAAAGCCGTGGCGACATGCAACGCAAGGTGTGCCTGATCCCGCGTTCCGCCCACGGTACCAACCCCGCCACCGCGCAGATGATGGGCATGGAAGTGGTGGTGGTCGATTGCGACGAGCAAGGCAATATCGACGTCGCTGACCTGAAGAAAAAGACCGAAGAGCACGCCGCCGATCTGGCCGCACTGATGCTGACCTACCCGTCGACCCACGGGGTGTTTGAAGAAGCGGTGAAGGAAGTGTGCGATCTGGTGCACGCCCACGGCGGCCAGGTATACATGGATGGCGCCAACCTCAACGCCCAGGTTGGCCTGTGCCGCCCGGCCGATATCGGCGCTGATGTTTCGCACATGAACCTGCACAAGACTTTCTGCATTCCGCACGGTGGCGGCGGCCCCGGCATGGGCCCGATCGGCCTGAAAGCGCATCTGGCCCCGTTCATGGCCAGCCACGTCGTTATGCCGGTTCCTGGCGCACAAGCCGGCCAGAGCGCCGTCAGCGCTGCGCCGTTTGGCAGTGCCAGCATCCTGCCGATTTCCTGGATGTACGTGACCATGATGGGCGCCGATGGCCTGCGCCAGGCGACCGAAGCGGCCCTCTTGAACGCCAACTACATCGCCACCCGCCTGGCGGGTCACTACCCGGTGCTGTACACCGGTAGCCATGGCCGTGTGGCACACGAGTGCATTATCGACCTGCGCCCGCTCAAGGCTGCCAGCGGCGTGACGGAAGTGGACATCGCCAAGCGCCTGATGGACTACGGCTTCCACGCCCCGACCATGAGTTTCCCGGTGGCCGGTACGTTGATGATCGAGCCGACCGAGTCTGAATCCAAAGCCGAACTCGACCGCTTTATCGACGCCATGATCGCCATCCGTGCCGAGGCCGACAAAGTGCAGAACGGTGTCTGGCCGAAGGAAGACAACCCGCTGCGCAATGCCCCGCACACGCAAGCCGACGTGACCGGCGAATGGGCCCACCCGTACAGCCGCCAGGAAGCCGTGTTCCCGCTGGCCTACGTGGCAGAGAACAAGTTCTGGCCGACGGTGAAGCGCATCGACGACGTATTTGGCGACCGCAACCTGGTGTGCAGCTGCCCGAGTACGGATAACTACGGTTGA
- a CDS encoding Txe/YoeB family addiction module toxin — MQIKFDESAWEDYLHWQATDRAILKRINQFIVATSREPFAGIGKPEQLKHQLSGFWSRRIDDRHRLVYAADGDTLLIAQCRDHY; from the coding sequence ATGCAGATCAAGTTTGATGAATCCGCATGGGAAGACTACCTGCACTGGCAGGCGACAGACCGGGCGATACTCAAGCGTATCAACCAGTTTATTGTGGCCACCAGCAGGGAGCCCTTTGCCGGCATCGGCAAACCTGAACAGCTCAAACATCAGCTATCCGGATTCTGGTCACGGCGGATTGATGATCGCCATCGGCTGGTTTACGCGGCGGATGGCGATACGCTATTGATTGCCCAGTGTCGCGATCACTATTAA
- a CDS encoding type II toxin-antitoxin system prevent-host-death family antitoxin, with translation MDALTYTYTRQNLAEVMRKVNDDRSPVVVTTQRGKPVVIMSLDDYQALEETAYLLRNPKNAKRLMNSVERLRAGQGEVRELLGDADQV, from the coding sequence ATGGATGCCCTGACCTACACCTACACTCGCCAGAACCTGGCCGAAGTCATGCGTAAAGTGAACGACGACCGCAGCCCGGTTGTGGTCACCACCCAGCGCGGCAAGCCCGTTGTGATCATGTCGCTGGACGACTATCAGGCGCTGGAGGAAACCGCTTATCTGCTGCGCAATCCCAAAAACGCCAAACGGCTGATGAATTCGGTCGAGCGTTTGCGGGCAGGTCAGGGTGAAGTGCGCGAGTTGCTGGGCGATGCAGATCAAGTTTGA
- a CDS encoding DUF1203 domain-containing protein, producing the protein MAYRITGVDPAPFMHLYGLSDAALKEHKALRRIATGPSGFPERTQMRDAVVGEPLLLVNFQHQPANSPYQSSHAIFILEGAETTVSVHNQVPEYLSKRLISLRAFDGDDLIAAADIASGHDLTVLIERYLAMPNVRYLHAHFARYGCFAARVERA; encoded by the coding sequence ATGGCCTACCGCATCACCGGCGTTGATCCCGCCCCGTTCATGCATCTGTATGGTTTGTCTGATGCCGCGTTGAAAGAACACAAAGCCTTGCGCCGTATTGCCACCGGGCCATCCGGTTTTCCAGAGCGCACGCAAATGCGTGATGCGGTGGTGGGGGAGCCTTTGCTGCTGGTGAACTTTCAACATCAGCCGGCCAACAGCCCGTATCAGTCCAGCCACGCAATCTTCATTCTGGAAGGCGCAGAAACGACGGTGTCAGTGCACAACCAGGTGCCGGAGTACCTGAGCAAGCGGCTGATTTCGTTGCGGGCGTTTGATGGCGATGATCTGATCGCGGCGGCGGACATTGCATCCGGCCATGATCTGACGGTGCTGATCGAACGCTATCTGGCCATGCCCAATGTGCGTTATCTGCATGCGCATTTCGCCAGATATGGCTGCTTTGCGGCGCGGGTGGAGCGGGCATGA
- a CDS encoding sulfate/molybdate ABC transporter ATP-binding protein, whose protein sequence is MSIEIRNIAKRFGNFTALDNINLEVKTGELLALLGPSGCGKTTLLRIIAGLETPDEGQILFHGEDTTEKHVRERNVGFVFQHYALFRHMTVFENVAFGLRVRPRNQRPSDEEIKKKVHELLNLVQLDWLADRYPAQLSGGQRQRIALARALAVEPKVLLLDEPFGALDTKVRKELRRWLRRLHDEMHITSVFVTHDQEEALEVADRVVVMNKGKIEQLGSPTEVYDKPATPFVYQFLGDVNLFHSRVHEGWAQVGDTRFAAPESTGDKAVVYVRPHEIDLVREAGPGALQGTIQHIRLLGATVRLELDVADQDAVEVELTREQQQAGAWQVGESVYLQPREARVYIPEHRAPTASTEWSSGGGI, encoded by the coding sequence ATGAGTATCGAGATTCGTAATATCGCCAAGCGCTTTGGCAACTTCACGGCGCTGGACAACATCAACCTGGAAGTCAAAACCGGTGAACTGCTGGCCTTGCTGGGCCCGTCCGGCTGCGGCAAGACCACGCTGTTGCGCATCATTGCCGGTCTGGAAACGCCGGATGAGGGCCAGATCCTGTTTCATGGCGAAGACACCACAGAAAAACACGTGCGCGAACGCAATGTGGGTTTCGTGTTCCAGCATTACGCGCTGTTCCGCCACATGACCGTGTTCGAGAACGTCGCTTTCGGCCTGCGTGTACGTCCGCGCAACCAGCGTCCGTCCGACGAAGAGATCAAGAAGAAGGTGCATGAACTCCTGAACCTGGTGCAGCTGGACTGGCTGGCAGACCGCTACCCGGCACAACTGTCCGGCGGCCAGCGCCAGCGTATTGCCCTGGCGCGTGCGCTGGCGGTTGAGCCCAAAGTGCTGCTGCTGGATGAACCCTTTGGCGCGCTCGATACCAAGGTGCGTAAAGAACTGCGCCGCTGGTTGCGCCGCCTGCACGACGAAATGCACATCACCAGCGTGTTTGTGACGCACGACCAGGAAGAAGCGCTGGAAGTGGCCGACCGCGTAGTGGTCATGAACAAGGGCAAGATCGAACAACTGGGCTCGCCAACCGAGGTCTACGACAAACCGGCCACGCCGTTTGTGTACCAGTTCCTGGGCGACGTGAACCTGTTCCATTCCCGGGTGCATGAAGGCTGGGCACAAGTGGGCGATACGCGCTTTGCCGCGCCGGAAAGCACAGGCGACAAAGCCGTGGTGTATGTGCGCCCGCACGAGATCGACCTCGTCCGCGAAGCTGGCCCCGGCGCGCTGCAAGGCACCATCCAGCACATCCGCCTGCTGGGCGCGACCGTGCGACTGGAGCTGGACGTGGCCGACCAGGATGCGGTTGAGGTGGAACTGACCCGCGAACAGCAACAGGCAGGCGCATGGCAAGTGGGTGAATCGGTCTACCTGCAACCGCGTGAAGCGCGCGTGTATATCCCGGAACACCGCGCACCGACGGCGAGCACCGAATGGAGTTCGGGCGGCGGTATCTAG
- the cysW gene encoding sulfate ABC transporter permease subunit CysW, translating into MAQSPRSVVTTESKPVRWLLTTLALLFIALFLALPLVSVFTEALRKGFDLYFEALKEPDAWSAIKLTLIAAAISVPLNLTFGVAAAWAIAKFDFKGKSVLVTLIDLPFSVSPVVAGLIYMLMFGAQGWLGPWLSDHNLKVVFAVPGIVLATVFVTFPFVARELIPLMEAQGSEEEQAALSLGASGWQTFWRVTLPNIKWGLLYGVILANARAMGEFGAVSVVSGHIRGETNTIPLHVEILYNEYNFVGAFACASILALLALVTLAVKSWVEWRTEQLAARDRANAVDG; encoded by the coding sequence ATGGCGCAAAGTCCCCGTTCTGTCGTCACCACTGAATCAAAACCCGTGCGCTGGTTGCTGACCACGCTGGCCTTGTTGTTCATTGCGCTGTTCCTGGCGCTGCCACTGGTGTCGGTGTTTACCGAAGCGCTGCGCAAGGGCTTTGATCTGTACTTTGAAGCGCTCAAAGAGCCGGATGCCTGGTCGGCCATCAAGCTGACCCTGATCGCCGCCGCGATTTCCGTGCCACTGAACCTGACCTTTGGCGTAGCCGCGGCCTGGGCGATTGCCAAGTTCGACTTCAAGGGCAAGAGCGTTCTCGTCACGCTGATTGACCTGCCGTTCTCGGTCTCGCCCGTGGTGGCCGGTCTGATCTACATGCTGATGTTTGGCGCGCAAGGCTGGCTGGGGCCGTGGTTGTCTGACCATAACCTCAAGGTGGTGTTTGCCGTGCCGGGTATTGTGCTGGCGACGGTGTTTGTCACCTTCCCGTTTGTGGCGCGTGAACTCATCCCGCTGATGGAAGCGCAAGGTTCGGAAGAAGAACAGGCCGCGCTGAGCCTGGGCGCGTCGGGCTGGCAAACGTTCTGGCGCGTAACGCTGCCCAATATCAAATGGGGTCTGCTGTACGGCGTGATCCTGGCCAACGCGCGTGCCATGGGCGAGTTCGGCGCGGTGTCGGTGGTGTCGGGCCATATCCGCGGCGAGACCAACACCATCCCGCTGCATGTCGAGATTCTGTACAACGAGTACAACTTTGTCGGCGCCTTTGCCTGCGCTTCCATTCTGGCCTTGCTGGCCCTTGTGACCCTGGCGGTGAAAAGCTGGGTGGAATGGCGGACAGAACAACTTGCGGCACGTGATCGTGCCAATGCGGTAGACGGCTGA
- the cysT gene encoding sulfate ABC transporter permease subunit CysT: MAFKQHSVLPGFNLALGYTLLYLSVIVLIPLAALILKSTQMPVAQFWHTISDPRVVASYQLTFGASLIAALLNLFGGLLIAWVLVRYQFFGKRFIDAMVDLPFALPTAVAGISLATIYAPNGWVGQLFAPFDIKIAFTRIGVVIALTFVTLPFVVRTVQPVLEDLEKELEEAAASLGATRWQVFGKVILPTLLPALLTGFALAFARAIGEYGSVIFIAGNMPFVSEITPLMIISKLEQYDYVGATAIAVVMLAVSFALLLVINGLQWWAAKRLGRRK, encoded by the coding sequence ATGGCTTTCAAACAACACAGCGTGCTGCCGGGCTTTAACCTGGCGCTGGGCTACACGCTGCTCTACTTATCGGTGATCGTACTGATCCCGCTGGCAGCGCTGATTTTAAAAAGCACGCAAATGCCGGTGGCGCAGTTCTGGCACACCATTTCCGACCCGCGCGTGGTGGCGTCGTACCAGCTGACTTTTGGCGCGTCGCTGATTGCGGCCTTGCTGAACCTGTTTGGCGGTTTGCTGATTGCCTGGGTGCTGGTGCGTTACCAGTTCTTTGGCAAACGCTTTATCGATGCCATGGTCGACTTGCCGTTTGCGCTGCCCACCGCCGTGGCCGGTATCTCTCTGGCGACCATCTACGCCCCGAACGGCTGGGTGGGCCAGTTGTTTGCGCCGTTTGATATCAAGATTGCCTTCACCCGCATCGGCGTGGTGATCGCGCTGACCTTTGTGACGCTGCCGTTTGTGGTGCGCACGGTGCAGCCAGTGCTGGAAGACCTGGAAAAAGAACTGGAAGAAGCCGCTGCCAGCCTGGGTGCCACACGCTGGCAGGTGTTTGGCAAGGTCATCCTGCCGACATTGCTGCCCGCGCTGCTGACCGGTTTTGCGCTGGCGTTTGCCCGCGCCATTGGCGAGTACGGCTCGGTGATCTTTATTGCCGGCAATATGCCGTTTGTATCCGAGATCACCCCGCTGATGATCATCTCCAAACTGGAACAATACGATTACGTGGGCGCAACGGCGATTGCCGTGGTGATGCTGGCGGTGTCGTTTGCCTTGTTGCTGGTCATCAACGGCCTGCAATGGTGGGCCGCCAAACGACTCGGGCGGAGGAAATAA
- a CDS encoding sulfate ABC transporter substrate-binding protein, which yields MSRLVTRLIVAAVAVAVAVPAFADVTLLNVSYDVMRDFYKDYNPAFQKHYQDKFKEKATIQMSHGASSKQARSVIDGLEADVVTMNQHNDIDAIADKAKLLPPDWAKRLPDNSAPFTSLQVLIVKKGNPKGIKDWNDLARPGVQVIFPNPKTSGNGRYTFLAAWGYALRQPGGNEQKAADFEASILKNVPVLEAGGRGATTTFMQRGIGDVLVTFENEAEMIAREFGRGNFDVVYPSVSIEAEPPVALVDKVVDKKGTRKAAQEYLSWLWSPEAQDIAAQNYLRPRDKAVFAKHASQFPNVKLFGINDFGGWQAAQAKYFADGGVYDKIAASVAKR from the coding sequence ATGTCCCGCCTTGTCACCCGCCTGATCGTTGCCGCCGTTGCTGTGGCCGTTGCCGTACCGGCCTTTGCCGATGTCACTTTGCTTAATGTCTCTTATGACGTGATGCGTGACTTCTACAAGGATTACAACCCGGCGTTCCAGAAGCACTATCAGGACAAGTTCAAGGAAAAGGCCACCATCCAGATGTCGCATGGCGCTTCCAGCAAGCAGGCGCGTTCGGTGATCGACGGTCTGGAAGCCGATGTGGTGACCATGAACCAGCATAACGATATCGATGCGATTGCCGACAAGGCCAAGCTGTTGCCGCCAGACTGGGCCAAGCGCCTGCCGGATAATTCCGCGCCGTTTACGTCGTTGCAGGTGCTGATCGTCAAGAAGGGCAACCCCAAGGGCATCAAGGACTGGAACGATCTGGCCCGTCCGGGCGTGCAGGTGATTTTCCCCAACCCCAAGACCTCGGGTAACGGCCGTTATACCTTCCTGGCGGCGTGGGGTTATGCGCTGCGCCAGCCGGGTGGTAACGAGCAAAAGGCCGCTGATTTTGAAGCGTCCATCCTGAAAAACGTGCCGGTGCTGGAAGCCGGTGGCCGTGGCGCCACCACCACCTTCATGCAGCGCGGGATTGGCGACGTGCTGGTGACGTTCGAGAACGAGGCCGAAATGATCGCCCGCGAGTTTGGCCGCGGTAACTTTGATGTGGTGTACCCGTCGGTGTCGATCGAAGCCGAACCGCCGGTGGCGCTGGTGGACAAGGTGGTCGACAAGAAGGGCACGCGTAAAGCCGCGCAGGAATATCTGAGCTGGCTGTGGAGCCCGGAAGCGCAAGACATTGCCGCGCAAAACTATCTGCGCCCGCGTGACAAGGCCGTGTTTGCCAAGCACGCCAGCCAGTTCCCCAACGTCAAACTGTTTGGCATCAACGACTTCGGCGGCTGGCAAGCGGCCCAGGCCAAGTACTTTGCCGATGGCGGTGTGTACGACAAGATCGCCGCATCGGTGGCCAAGCGGTAA
- a CDS encoding TOBE domain-containing protein, with product MAIQQINVRNQFRGTIKEIIEGPVLSEVDVTTPSGIVTSVITTRSVKELGLKPGSEVIAFVKSTEVSIATL from the coding sequence ATGGCCATTCAACAGATCAACGTTCGTAACCAGTTCCGCGGCACCATCAAGGAAATCATCGAAGGCCCGGTGCTGTCTGAAGTCGACGTCACCACCCCGTCCGGCATCGTCACCAGCGTGATCACCACCCGCTCCGTCAAGGAACTGGGCCTGAAGCCAGGTAGCGAAGTGATCGCTTTCGTGAAGTCGACCGAGGTGTCGATTGCCACGCTGTAA
- a CDS encoding ATP-binding cassette domain-containing protein has translation MNAPFSVNGVALQLTGVGKQFDRKVVLHELDLTLRAGEFVALVGRSGCGKSTLLRLVAGLDQASAGLIEADGKPHITARNETRLMFQDARLLPWKTVLQNVGLGLSGDWHEHAAAALAEVGLAEHAHKWPAQLSGGQRQRVALARALIHRPRLLLLDEPLGALDALTRIEMHQLIERLWQHHGFTVLLVTHDVQEAVSLADRVILIEEGRIGLDQAVDLPRPRARGTAAFAALEERILNRVLALPDTGTPPDTPKEPIVPAALRWAL, from the coding sequence ATGAATGCCCCTTTTTCTGTGAATGGCGTCGCGCTGCAACTCACCGGCGTCGGCAAACAGTTTGATCGCAAAGTGGTTTTGCATGAACTGGACCTGACCTTGCGCGCTGGCGAGTTCGTCGCGCTGGTCGGGCGCTCTGGTTGCGGCAAATCCACCTTGTTGCGCCTTGTGGCGGGGCTGGATCAGGCCAGCGCCGGGTTGATCGAGGCCGATGGCAAACCGCATATCACCGCCAGAAACGAGACCCGGCTGATGTTCCAGGACGCGCGTCTGTTGCCCTGGAAAACCGTCCTGCAGAACGTGGGGCTGGGCCTGAGCGGTGACTGGCACGAACACGCCGCAGCCGCGCTGGCCGAAGTCGGCCTGGCTGAACACGCCCACAAATGGCCGGCGCAGCTCTCCGGCGGCCAGCGCCAGCGTGTGGCGCTGGCCCGCGCGCTTATTCATCGCCCACGGCTGTTGTTGCTGGATGAACCGCTGGGTGCGCTCGATGCCCTGACGCGGATCGAGATGCATCAATTGATCGAGCGTTTGTGGCAGCACCACGGCTTTACCGTGTTGCTGGTCACGCATGACGTGCAAGAGGCAGTGTCTCTGGCTGACCGGGTCATCCTGATTGAAGAGGGCCGCATCGGCCTTGATCAGGCGGTCGATCTGCCGCGCCCGCGCGCCCGTGGCACAGCCGCTTTTGCCGCGCTGGAAGAACGCATTCTGAACCGCGTGCTCGCCCTGCCCGATACCGGTACGCCACCCGACACGCCTAAAGAACCAATCGTTCCGGCTGCATTACGGTGGGCTCTTTAA
- the ssuC gene encoding aliphatic sulfonate ABC transporter permease SsuC, which translates to MSAHPAHHGLAKTLLPWLVPVLIIVAWQLAASAGEIDNRVMPSPLAVLKAGKDLALSGQLWLHLKISFIRAMIGFAVGGGIGLALGLITGLSKRGELLLDSTVQMIRTIPPLALIPLVILWFGIDETAKLFLVAFGTLFPVYINTYHGIRSVDNGLVEMARSYGLKGWPLFRDVILPGALPSILVGVRFALGFAWILLIVAETISASSGIGYLATNAREFLQTDVVVLSILLYALLGKASDAAARVLERRWLRWHPAYQ; encoded by the coding sequence ATGTCAGCCCATCCAGCCCATCACGGCCTGGCCAAAACCCTCCTCCCCTGGCTCGTCCCGGTCCTCATCATCGTCGCCTGGCAGCTGGCAGCCAGCGCCGGCGAGATCGACAACCGCGTCATGCCCTCGCCGCTGGCCGTGCTTAAGGCTGGCAAGGATCTGGCGCTCTCGGGTCAACTCTGGCTGCATCTGAAAATCAGCTTCATCCGCGCCATGATCGGTTTTGCGGTGGGCGGCGGCATTGGCCTGGCGCTGGGGCTGATCACCGGTCTGTCAAAACGGGGCGAGTTGCTGCTGGACAGCACCGTGCAGATGATCCGCACCATCCCGCCGCTGGCGCTGATCCCGCTGGTCATTCTGTGGTTTGGCATCGACGAAACCGCCAAGCTCTTCCTCGTGGCCTTTGGCACCTTGTTTCCGGTGTACATCAACACCTACCACGGCATCCGTTCGGTCGATAACGGCCTTGTGGAAATGGCGCGCAGCTACGGCCTGAAAGGCTGGCCGCTGTTTCGCGATGTGATCCTGCCCGGCGCACTGCCGTCGATTCTGGTGGGCGTGCGCTTTGCGCTGGGTTTTGCGTGGATCTTGCTGATCGTGGCAGAGACGATCTCGGCCAGTTCCGGCATCGGGTATCTGGCCACCAACGCGCGCGAGTTTTTGCAGACGGATGTCGTGGTGCTGTCGATCTTGCTGTATGCCCTGCTGGGCAAGGCCAGCGATGCGGCGGCCCGTGTGCTGGAACGCCGCTGGCTGCGCTGGCATCCGGCGTATCAATAA